A single Capricornis sumatraensis isolate serow.1 chromosome 20, serow.2, whole genome shotgun sequence DNA region contains:
- the LOC138096084 gene encoding very-long-chain 3-oxoacyl-CoA reductase-B-like: MEAEWDGLRVLGAVTALFLLLWATWAVGSTVYVYLLPQARRSNHWLRAHGAWAVVTGATSGIGKGYAHELARRGLNVVLISRDLSKLKHEAKEIERLYGKSTRVIQVDFTGGLEIYETIEAGLKDLEIGVLVNNVGQKYTTHLSKLLDCEEDVGKKLQDIINCNMLSVAQMTRILLPRMVSRGKGIIINISSVADRKPYPYLAVYAATKAFVRSFSVAVGTEYRSKGVIVQTVSPFLVETNMTYPLRKGLLMVSAEDFARQALDTLGLTSETTGCLSHAIQDFLLTMLLPSWFFLSPRGFTLLESLNKAGFFSERT, from the exons ATGGAGGCGGAGTGGGACGGGCTGAGAGTGCTGGGAGCGGTTACAGCCCTGTTCCTGCTGCTGTGGGCGACCTGGGCTGTGGGCTCCACAGTCTATGTGTATCTGCTGCCTCAGGCACGCCGGAGCAACCACTGGCTCCGGGCGCACGGGGCCTGGGCAG TGGTAACAGGAGCCACCAGCGGCATCGGCAAGGGTTACGCACATGAG ctcgcCCGGAGAGGTCTGAACGTCGTCCTCATCAGTCGAGACCTGAGCAAGTTGAAGCACGAGGCAAAGGAGATAG AGCGGCTTTACGGCAAAAGTACACGAGTGATTCAGGTGGATTTCACCGGGGGCTTGGAAATCTACGAGACCATTGAGGCGGGACTGAAGGACCTGGAGATCGGAGTATTGG TAAACAACGTGGGCCAAAAATATACAACCCACTTGAGTAAACTGCTCGACTGTGAGGAGGACGTCGGCAAA AAACTCCAGGATATTATAAACTGCAACATGCTGTCTGTGGCCCAG ATGACTAGAATCCTCCTGCCCCGAATGGTCAGCAG gggcaaaGGCATCATCATCAACATATCTTCAGTAGCTGACAGGAAGCCCTATCCATATTTAGCAGTGTATGCGGCCACCAAG GCCTTTGTGCGAAGCTTCTCCGTGGCCGTGGGCACAGAGTACCGCTCCAAAGGTGTCATCGTGCAG ACAGTGAGCCCCTTTTTGGTTGAAACAAATATGACCTATCCCTTGAGAAAGGGACTGCTCATGGTGAGCGCCGAAGACTTCGCTCGGCAAGCATTGGACACGCTTGGCCTCACTTCTGAAACCACTGGGTGCCTCAGCCACGCTATTCAG GATTTCCTGCTGACCATGCTCCTGCCCAGTTGGTTTTTTCTGAGTCCTAGGGGATTTACTCTGTTGGAGAGCCTTAATAAAGCAGGATTCTTTTCTGAAAGAACTTGA